From one Dama dama isolate Ldn47 chromosome 4, ASM3311817v1, whole genome shotgun sequence genomic stretch:
- the CA7 gene encoding carbonic anhydrase 7 isoform X1 produces the protein MTGHHGWGYGQNDGPSHWHKLYPIAQGDRQSPINIVSSQAVYSPSLKPLEISYESCTSLSIANNGHSVQVDFNDSDDRTVVSGGPLDGPYRLKQFHFHWGKKHGVGSEHTVDGKSFPSELHLVHWNAKKYSTFGEAASAPDGLAVVGVFLETGDEHPSMNRLTDALYMVRFKGTKAQFSCFNPKCLLPASRHYWTYPGSLTTPPLSESVTWIVLREPIRISERQMEKFRSLLFTSEEDERIHMVNNFRPPQPLKGRVVKASFRA, from the exons ATGACCGGCCACCACGGCTGGGGCTACGGCCAGAACGACG GCCCCTCACACTGGCACAAGCTGTATCCCATTGCCCAGGGAGACCGCCAGTCACCAATCAATATCGTATCTAGCCAGGCTGTGTACTCACCCAGCCTGAAGCCACTGGAGATCTCCTATGAGTCCTGCACATCCCTCAGCATCGCCAACAATGGCCACTCTGTCCAAGTGGACTTCAATGACAGTGATGACCGAACTG TGGTGTCTGGGGGCCCCCTGGATGGGCCCTACCGGCTTAAGCAGTTCCATTTCCACTGGGGCAAGAAGCATGGTGTGGGCTCGGAGCACACGGTGGATGGCAAGTCATTCCCCAGCGAG CTGCACCTGGTTCACTGGAACGCCAAGAAGTACAGCACCTTTGGGGAGGCGGCCTCGGCGCCCGATGGCCTGGCTGTGGTCGGTGTCTTCCTGGAG ACGGGGGACGAGCACCCCAGCATGAACCGTCTGACAGATGCGCTCTACATGGTTCGGTTTAAG GGCACCAAGGCCCAGTTCAGCTGCTTCAACCCCAAGTGCCTCCTGCCTGCCAGCCGGCACTACTGGACCTACCCCGGGTCCCTGACGACACCACCGCTGAGCGAGAGCGTCACCTGGATTGTGCTCCGGGAGCCCATCCGTATCTCTGAGAGACAG ATGGAGAAATTCCGGAGCCTGCTTTTCACCTCAGAGGAGGATGAGAGGATCCACATGGTGAACAACTTCCGGCCGCCACAGCCACTGAAGGGCCGTGTGGTCAAGGCCTCCTTCCGGGCCTGA
- the CA7 gene encoding carbonic anhydrase 7 isoform X2 — protein MTGHHGWGYGQNDGPSHWHKLYPIAQGDRQSPINIVSSQAVYSPSLKPLEISYESCTSLSIANNGHSVQVDFNDSDDRTVVSGGPLDGPYRLKQFHFHWGKKHGVGSEHTVDGKSFPSELHLVHWNAKKYSTFGEAASAPDGLAVVGVFLETGDEHPSMNRLTDALYMVRFKKWAGRMLLSSWWEVCADSWVLHPAPGHQGPVQLLQPQVPPACQPALLDLPRVPDDTTAERERHLDCAPGAHPYL, from the exons ATGACCGGCCACCACGGCTGGGGCTACGGCCAGAACGACG GCCCCTCACACTGGCACAAGCTGTATCCCATTGCCCAGGGAGACCGCCAGTCACCAATCAATATCGTATCTAGCCAGGCTGTGTACTCACCCAGCCTGAAGCCACTGGAGATCTCCTATGAGTCCTGCACATCCCTCAGCATCGCCAACAATGGCCACTCTGTCCAAGTGGACTTCAATGACAGTGATGACCGAACTG TGGTGTCTGGGGGCCCCCTGGATGGGCCCTACCGGCTTAAGCAGTTCCATTTCCACTGGGGCAAGAAGCATGGTGTGGGCTCGGAGCACACGGTGGATGGCAAGTCATTCCCCAGCGAG CTGCACCTGGTTCACTGGAACGCCAAGAAGTACAGCACCTTTGGGGAGGCGGCCTCGGCGCCCGATGGCCTGGCTGTGGTCGGTGTCTTCCTGGAG ACGGGGGACGAGCACCCCAGCATGAACCGTCTGACAGATGCGCTCTACATGGTTCGGTTTAAG AAATGGGCAGGGAGGATGCTGCTCTCATCCTGGTGGGAGGTCTGTGCTGATTCCTGGGTCCTCCACCCTGCCCCAGGGCACCAAGGCCCAGTTCAGCTGCTTCAACCCCAAGTGCCTCCTGCCTGCCAGCCGGCACTACTGGACCTACCCCGGGTCCCTGACGACACCACCGCTGAGCGAGAGCGTCACCTGGATTGTGCTCCGGGAGCCCATCCGTATCTCTGA